GGCTCGGATATGAACGACGACAACTCTCGCGACCTGTACGACCGGGCGCTGTCGGTCATGCCCGGCGGAGTCAACTCGGCGGTTCGTGCGGCGATCGAACCGTATCCGTTCTTCGTGCAGAAGGGCGACGGCGGCCACGTCATCGACGCCGACGGCAACCGCTACATCGACTGGGTGCTGGGGCTCGGCCCGCTGCTGCTCGGCCACGACCTCCCGGAACCCGTCCAGGCGGGTATCCAGCAGAAGACCAGCGAGGGGCCGATGTACGGCACCCCGACCGAGGTCGAGGTCGACCTGGCTGAGTTCGTCGTCCGCCACGTCCCCAGCGTCGAGAAGATCCGTTTCGTCAACTCTGGCACCGAGGCGACCACCTCGGCGGTCCGGCTCGCTCGAGGCTACACCGGCCGGAACAAGATCGTCGTCATGCAGGGGGGGTACCACGGCGCCCAGGAGTCGACGCTGGTCGAAGGCGACCACGAGAACCCCCGTCCCTCGTCGGCCGGGATCCCGCAGTCGTTCGCCGAGCACACCCTCCCCGTTCCGTTCAACGACGAGGACGCCGTCCGCGAGGTCTTCGAGGAGCACGGCGACGACATCGCGGCGGTCCTTACCGAACCCATCCTGGGCAACTACGGCATCGTCTACCCCGAGGAGGGCTACCACGAGTTCCTCCGTGAGATCACCGACGAGCACGGCTCCCTGCTGATCTTCGACGAGGTCATCACGGGCTTCCGTGTCGGCGGCCTCGGCTGCGCTCAAAGCGAGTTCGGCGTCACCCCCGACCTGACGACCTTCGGAAAGATCATTGGCGGCGGCTTCCCGGTCGGCGCCATCGGTGGCCGCGCCGAGATCGTCGAACAGTTCACGCCGTCGGGCGACGTCTTCCAGGCGGGCACCTTTTCGGGCCACCCCGTCACGATGGCCGCCGGGCTCGAGACCCTCAAGTTCGCCGCCGAGAACGACGTCTACGAGCACGTCAACGGCCTCGGCGACCGACTCCGTCGCGGGCTGACCGACATCGTCGCCGATCAGGCTCCAAGTTATACGGTCACCGGCACCGACAGCATGTTCAAGGTGATCTTCACGCGCGAAGGTCCCGGACCGGACTCCCTCGAGGAGCAGTGTCCGGCCGGCTGCCGGCAGGATCCGACCTGTCCGCGCTACGACTACAGCCCCAAGAACGCCGGCGACGTGAAAAACGCCGAGACCGAGCGCTGGCGGCGGATCTTCTGGGGCCAGATGAAAGAGCAGGGCGTCTTCCTCTCGCAGAACCAGTTCGAGTGCCAGTTCGTCAGCTACGGCCACACCGAAGACGACGTCGAGGAGACCCTCGAGGCGTACAAGCACGCGCTGTGATCGGGGCGTAAGCCTGAGCCATCTCCCCTCGCGACCGACGGGGTGCGGGGGAGACCGACCAGCAGTGACGCGGGACGAGAACCGGCCGCCGGTGGCACCGGACGGCCGACCGACGACGGCGTCACAGGACTCGCGCTCGAAATGAGCACACACGTCGACGAGATCGATTGGGCCCGGATCGTCGAGCGGTTGCTCTACCTGTTTCCGCCGATCCTCGGGGTCGGACTCGTCGGGGTCTTACAGGACGCCGGGCCGGGCGTTCCCGGCCTCCAGTTCGTATTGTTGCTCCTCAGCGGGTTCGGCTACACCGCCCTGACGCTTGGATTGTTCGTCGCAATTTTCTTCGATGCACGCCGGATTCGACGGCGACCGCGGGCCAGCGGGAACTGGACGCCGAACCCGTGGCTCAACGCCGCCGCCGCGCTCGTCTCGCCCCCGGTCGCGGGCGTCGCCTATCTCGTGCGCCGACACAGACGGTTCGGGACGCCGGCGGGACGGTCGGACTGGTGGCTCGTCGTGGCGGTGTCGCTCGCGACGACGCTGTTCGGGTTCGTCGCCGCGGCCGTCGCGATCGTCTTCACGATTCCGGGGCTGCTGGCGGCCGCTATCGGGCTTGCGGGAACCGTCGCCGTCGGCTCGTTTCCGGTCGCGATCCACCAGGACGCGGCCTACGTCTGCACGCGAACCCGCTCGTGGCGACCGAACCCGGGACTCTACCTCGGGATCGCCTTTCTGAGCCTGTTCGTGCCGCCGCTCCAGCCGATCATAGCGGGCTACTACCTCGTCCGTCGGCGCAACGCGGTCGGCCGGCCGTGAACGTCCGCGGTAGCGACCGGACGTGTCGAGTGCACGAACGAGGCGTCTCCTCAAGGACGACCTCGTCACCGTTACGGCGGCGACGTCGAGCGGGCGTTCGAGGACGCGGTCGACTGCGACTCGGCCGCCGCCGGAAGTTCGACCGCAAACGTCGTTCCGTCCGGCCCTGTCTCGGCCACGTCGACCGCGCCGTCGTATCTGGTCATGAGTTGGCGAACCAGGTACAGCCCGATCCCGTGGGAGCTTCCGTGACTCTGGGTGCGTTCGAAGAGCGTCTCGAGCGTCGAGTCGGGGATTCCGGGGCCGTTATCCGCGATCTCGACCCGGACGGTTTCGGGACCGGGATCGACCGCGACCGAGATACGCGGCGTCGCAGCGTCGTTGTGTTCGACCGCGTTCGAGAGGAGGTTCCCGAAGACGCGAGCGACCAGGTGGTCGGCCCGAACGGAGACCTCCGACGGGATCGACGTCTCCACCTCGACGGGGCCCCACTTGTGTTCCAGTTTCTGCACTTCGTCGGTCAGCAGTCGGGAGAGGTCGACCGCCTCGAGTTGCACCTCACCGTCGGTCGACTGCAACAGGATTCGCACGTCGTCGATCACCGTCGACATCTCCTCGGACTCGTCGATCACGATCTCGGCCCACCGTCGTTGTTGGTCGGTCGTCGCCGCTTCCTCGCGGAGCAGCGACGCGTACCCGTTGATGATCGTCGCGGTGTTCAACACCTCGTGGCGGAGGATGCCGTTGAGGTAGTCGAGGTACTCCCGTTGCTCCGCTAAGTGCTCCGCTCGGAGCGAGGCGCGTTCGGCCGCCAGGGTGCGTTCGATGGCTCGCCCCTCGAGACAGCCGATCAGCAAGCCGACGCCGGCACCGAGTACGATGGCCCATCTGATCCACGAGACGACGTTCACCCACGACTCGGTCGGCATCGTGACGATGAGCGCAAGGTTGACGAGCGAGAAAATCACCAGTCCGCCGACTGACCAGCCGACGGCTCGCGGATAGCGACTCGGCGAGAGGTCCGCATTCCGGAGCCAGTACCCGCCGAACGCGATCCCAGCGATGGCGGGAACGGTAGTGACGACTCCGACGAAGAATTGCCCGGTGGCAACGAATTCGACCCCCAGTGCGGCGTAGACGCCGATTTCGACAATCACGACGAGCAGCAGCGCGACTGCGAATCCCGTTACGTACTGCGGGATTCGATCGGGGGAGACGATATCGACGTCCACGGGCCAGCGCATATACTGGTAATCAGGTTCGGTTTTGTTAGCAGTGTCGGCCCGTTCGACGGCACCCGGTCCGGGTATCGGTATCCGTCGGGACGAAAAGAGCGCCGACCGCGGCGTCAATCGTCGTCGCTGGCCGGGTCGACGGGATCGACGGCGTCGTCGCCAAAGACTCGGTCGGCGATGACGTGGCTGCGGATCTCCTCGGCGGTCGGCTTCCGCTGGAAGAGGAGCTTCACGGCGACGTCCCAGGCGAAGACGATCGCGCCGGCGATTAGGAGGGTGTCGCCAGGCATGCGCAGCCAGAACAGCGTCTGGATGAGCCCGCCGTTGTAGAACTCGAGGCTGCGCGAGGCGGCGTACCCCTGCGTGAACGCGGTCTCGAGCTGCAGGAAGCCGACGGGGAGCAGCGAGAGGAACAGCATCAGCGCCAGCCCGGCGTTGCACAGCCAGAACGACCAGCGCAGCCGTCGGTCGGACCAGTGTGCGTCGCGGGTGGTCACCCGGAGGATGTAGACGGCCATCCCCATCGCGAGGAAGCCGAAGGCACCGAACATCGCGCCGTGGGCGTGGGCGACCGTGAGGTAGGTTCCGCTCTCGAAGTAGCTGATCACCGGCAGGTTGATGAAGAAGCCGATGACGCCGGCCCCGAAGAAGTTCCAGACGGACGAGGCGACGATGAAGTAGAACGCCATCCGGTAGGGGAAGTCCGTTCCGGCGGCGTCCATCGCGCGGTACTGACCCAGCGCCTCGTAGAGGATAAAGAGGAGTGGGATGAACTCGAGCGTCGAGAAGACGCTGCCGATCGGCAGCCAGACCTCGGGGAGGCCGGCCCACCAGTAGTGGTGGGAGACGCCGATGATGCCGCTGCCCATGACCAGCGCGGCCTGGAAGATGACGGCCTTCTCGGCCGATTTCTTCGTCAGGAGGTTCATCGAGACCAGCGTGAGGGCGATGACGACGATGATGAAGAACTCGAAGACGCCCTCGACCCACATGTGGACGACCCACCAGCGCCAGAACTCCGTGATGACGAAGTTCGTCTTCGGCGTGTAGAGAAAGCCGGCCGCGAACAGCAGGCCGATCGAGCCGCCCGCGTAGACGATCATGTGGGCGAGCCCGTAGCGGGGCTCGCGATCGAGCAAGGGCTTGAAGCCCCGCGCCACGAGCGCGGTCCAGCCGAGGAAGCCGACCAACAGGCCGGCCTGCCAGACGCGACCGATCTCCAAGTACTCCAGGCCCTCGTTACCCAGTAGCCACCACAACTGTCCGTCGAAGACGTTGTTGACGCCGAGCCAGATGCCCGCGAGGCCGCCGACGGCGACGACCAGCAGCGCGCCGATCAAGCCCTTGATGTACAGCGCCTGCTTGCGCGGCTCGCGGCCCGTCAGCAGCGGCGCGAGGAAGAGACCGGCGCCGAGCCACATCGTGGCGATCCAGAGGATCCCCAGATCGACGTGCCAGGTTCGGGCGATCGTCCACGGGAGGTACTCGAGGATGTCGACGCCGAGGACCTCATGGAGGCCGAAGAAGTCGTCGCGCTCGACGTAGTAGTGGGCGAGCAGCCCGCCCATGAACGTCTGGAGGACGAACAGCAGCGCACCGATAAGGACGAATCTGGTGCTCAGCAGCTGGCTCGGGGTGAGATCGATCTCCTTCGGGTGGGGGATCGAGACGCCCGCGGCCTCCGGTTCGGGGAGTTCGACGGCCTGGTAGAGCCAGATGGCGATCCCGGCGCCGGCGACCAGCAACACCATCGCGATGACGCTCCAGGTCATCACCGCGCCGCCGGCGTCGTTACCCGCGGCCGGCGAGTACGGGAAGTCGTTCGTAAAGGAGACGTCCGAACCGGGCCGATCGGTGTGGGAGATCCAGGCGGTCCACAGCGCGAAGTCGGCGAACTGCTCGGCCTCCTCCTCGGTCGGGATCAGCCCGTCCTGAATTCCGCGCTCGCGGTCGCCCTCGTGGTACGTCTCGACGTAGTCCTGACGCACCTGCTCGTGGGCGTAGGCTTCCGCGGCGGAGTACTCGACTGTCTCGCCGTCGGAGTACTCGCTCGACTGCAGTTCCTCGCGGACCTGCGCGTCGATCGCGGCCCGTTCGGACGACTCGAGGTCCTCGTAGGCCGTATCGTGCTCCTCTTGTGCGTAGTACTCGCGCATGTGCTCGGTCTTCAACTCGAGGGCGTCGGCGGTGTAGTCGACGTCGTAGTAACTACCGCGACCGAGCATCGAGCCCTGGTTCATCAACCCGTTCTCCTGGAAGACCATCTTCCCGGACTGGACGTCGTCGCTGGTCGCGACGGTCTCGCCGTCCGGACCGACGATCGTCTCCGGTATCTCGGGTTCGTTCTCGTAGGAGAGCCACGCCCCGCCGCCCATCACGACGAGGTTCGCGACGAAGATCACCGCGAGGAACGTGGCCAGTTGCTTTCTGGAGACGTGCATGACAAGCGGTGATCGAACCGCCACCCCCTCAAGTAGCGCTGCAATTCCTACGGAGTGGAAAAACGCGCGAACCGGTTCGGGCGGGGAGTCAAGGTGGAACAATCGGAACGGCTTGCGCGCCGAAATCGAGCGCTGAACGGACGCCGAACGCGGGCGTCTGCGCGACCCGCCCGACGCCGCGGGGGTCGAGCGCGCCGCGCGCGAGGCGGTCGTCGACTGCAGGCTGTAGCTCTTTGCCGCCTATGCCGGTAGGAGTGCCCGATGAGCCACATCGACGATAGCGCCGACGAGGTCAGATCGCTCGAGATCGGGGCCGTGAACCGGCTGTTCGAGGAGACGACGTTCCCAATGACGACCGAAGAAGTTCTGACGGAGTTCGCCGACGTCGAGATCGCCTACCCGCGCCGGTCGGAGCCGCTCCGGGTGATCCTCGAGACCTCGGGTCACGAGACCTACGAGACCGCCGACGAACTCGAACTGGCGATCTTGAACGGCGTCCGGCGCGACGCGGTTGGGCGGCCCCGTTACAGCGACCGCGGGGACAGCCCCCACGAGACCGACGAACAGATGCGGATGCAGCAGTCGTTCTGACGGGCCGACGACGCGAGCGAGAGCCACCGAGAACCCATGAGTACCACAGCGACCACAGCACGCGACGCACTGACGGCCCAGCTCGAACGACTGTACGCCATCGAACGGGAGCTGCAATCGGCCCTCGAGACGCTGTCGACCGACGTCTCGATCGACACGCTCGACGAGATACGCGCCCTGAAGTGTCGCGAACAGCTCCAGTACGTCATCGATCAGCATCGCGAGGAGACCGAGACGCACATCGACCGGATCGAGCGCGCCTTCGACGCCCTCGGCGCCGAGCCGAAGACGCGCCCCGTGCCGGTCCTCGACGGGCTGCTGGCCGACAAGGAGGCGTTCAACAACGTCGTCCTGAACGACGGGCTCCGACCGCTGTTCTACATCCAGACAACGCTCCAGCTCGAGGCCGTCGAGTGTACGGCCTACGAGACGACGATGGCGCTGGCCAGCGCGCTCGAGGACGGCGAGGAAGGCGCCGAGACGGCCGGTGCTGGCGATGCCGTCGTCGACGCGCTCGAGCACAACTACGACGACGAGCGGCGGATGCGGACGGACGTAGAGGAGATCGCCGACGGCGAGGCCGTCGAGACGCTGCTGGCCTCGAGTCCGATCGACGACGCGCCCCGAGAATCGCTCGATCGCTCCCGGCGGGAGCGATCGCACGGAGACCGACACGGAGCGACCGATCCATGAACGTCGAAACGCTCGAGGACCTGTTCGGCCTGCAGCTCCAGCACGCCTACTACGCCGAACGCACGCACGTCGAACTGCTCTCGGAGATGGCCGATGCGGCGCCGACCGACGACCTCCGCGAGGTACTCGCCGACCACCGCGCGGAGACCGACGCCCAGATCGACCGGCTCGAGGACGTCTTCGCGGCGCTCGGTCGACATCCGCGAGCGAGTCGAACGCGGTCGATCGACGGGCTGGTCGAGTCGTGGCACGAGCACCGATCGGGGACGGACGGCGATCCCGCGGTCCCGAGCGCCCTCGAGATCGCGCTCACGGGCGAACGACTCGAGATCCGCGCCTACGAATCGCTGCTGACCCTCGCCGGCCGGCTGGCCTACGTCGACGACGTCGTCGAGCCGCTCGAGACGACGCTGGCCGAGGAGCGGGCGGCGGTCGAGGCGCTCGAGGAGGTCGAAACGGAGGAATCGATTCTGAAAACCCTCGCGATCGAGGAGGGATAAGGAGCGGTCGCCTACTCGGTACTGAACCGATCGTAGCGGGCCTGATAGCCCGCCAGCCGACCGACGGGAGCGGTCGCCGTCGCGAGCGCCCGCTGGAGCGCGAGCGGAACGCGCGCGAGGGCGAACTCGTCGCGGTAGGCGGCGGCGATCACGGCGAGTTGCAGCGGCCCCGGCAGTCCCCAGCCGTTGGTCTTCCCCTCTCGAGCGAGCCCGAACAGCGTCTCGAAGAGCCGGTGAGACTCGAGTGCGGGCCGCAGTTCGATGGTCGTGCGAACCGGCTCGTCGCCGTCGTTCCAGATCGTGTGGTCGGAGCCGGGCGGCACCGCGAAGCGAGTCCCCGGCGTCGCCGTCCACTCGTCGCCCCCGATTCGAACGCCGAGTCGGCCGGCTTCGACCGCGATCCGTTCCCGCTGGCCGGGGTGGACGTGATCGACCTTGCCGACGGCGAACCCGTCGGGCTCGAGCGTGTACTCGAATCGCAGCCCCGCCTCCGTTCGCTCTCGAAACGCGATCCGTTCGCCGGTGACCGGGTTCAAGATGGCGGCCGGCGTCGATAGCGAAGTCACGGTCGGGCTTCGCCGGTGCGAGGGAAAGCGCTTATCGACGGACGGCGGAGTGTCAGCGCCGCCGATACGAACGCGCGTGCCGATGCTGTGCGGCACGGGCGTCGAGCTAGAAGCGCGGCAGGCGGCTGCAGGCACCGTCACTTCAACGAATCGCGTGATAGGGACCGTATCGAACCGCGACGGCGGCGTTGGTACGGACGCCGACGAACGCGCCGTCGCCGAACCGACCGGCGACACAGCGGCGGGAACCGCCTCCTCGGCCCACCCGACGGGGCGCCGACAGCGACCGCTGTGACGCACCGACGGCCGAACTCCCTCCTGAGTATGAACACGAGCATCGAAGTCGAGTACTGGGTCGTCGACACGGACGGCGAACTCACCGAACCGGGCGCGCTCGCGGCGGTCTCCGAGCGAACCGAACAGGAGTTCGTCGAACCGCTGTTCGAGTTGAAGACGCCCCCCTGCGAGACGATCGACGAACTGCGGGCGACCTTCGCCGAGCAACTCGAGGACGTCCTCTCGACGGCGGCGGCCGAGGAGAAGCGACTCGTCCCACTCGGGACGCCGATCAACTGCGGCGCGATCGACCGCCGGCCCGGCGAACGCGGGCGCATCCAGAAGGAGGTCATCGGCGAGGACTTCGCCTACGCGAAGTACTGCGCCGGAACGCACATCCACGTCGAGAAGCGCAACGTCACCGATCAGCTCAACACGCTGATCGCCCTGGACGCTGCGCTGGCGCTGGTCAACTCCTCGCCGTACCTCGACGGCGAGCGGGTGGCCAACAGCGCCCGCGCCCACTGCTATCGCAAGAAGTGCTACGGCGACTTCCCGAAACACGGCCAGCTCTGGCACTACGTCGACACCGTCG
This genomic window from Haloterrigena salifodinae contains:
- a CDS encoding sensor histidine kinase; this encodes MRWPVDVDIVSPDRIPQYVTGFAVALLLVVIVEIGVYAALGVEFVATGQFFVGVVTTVPAIAGIAFGGYWLRNADLSPSRYPRAVGWSVGGLVIFSLVNLALIVTMPTESWVNVVSWIRWAIVLGAGVGLLIGCLEGRAIERTLAAERASLRAEHLAEQREYLDYLNGILRHEVLNTATIINGYASLLREEAATTDQQRRWAEIVIDESEEMSTVIDDVRILLQSTDGEVQLEAVDLSRLLTDEVQKLEHKWGPVEVETSIPSEVSVRADHLVARVFGNLLSNAVEHNDAATPRISVAVDPGPETVRVEIADNGPGIPDSTLETLFERTQSHGSSHGIGLYLVRQLMTRYDGAVDVAETGPDGTTFAVELPAAAESQSTASSNARSTSPP
- a CDS encoding YciE/YciF ferroxidase family protein, yielding MNVETLEDLFGLQLQHAYYAERTHVELLSEMADAAPTDDLREVLADHRAETDAQIDRLEDVFAALGRHPRASRTRSIDGLVESWHEHRSGTDGDPAVPSALEIALTGERLEIRAYESLLTLAGRLAYVDDVVEPLETTLAEERAAVEALEEVETEESILKTLAIEEG
- a CDS encoding DUF5789 family protein, coding for MSHIDDSADEVRSLEIGAVNRLFEETTFPMTTEEVLTEFADVEIAYPRRSEPLRVILETSGHETYETADELELAILNGVRRDAVGRPRYSDRGDSPHETDEQMRMQQSF
- a CDS encoding YciE/YciF ferroxidase family protein; the encoded protein is MSTTATTARDALTAQLERLYAIERELQSALETLSTDVSIDTLDEIRALKCREQLQYVIDQHREETETHIDRIERAFDALGAEPKTRPVPVLDGLLADKEAFNNVVLNDGLRPLFYIQTTLQLEAVECTAYETTMALASALEDGEEGAETAGAGDAVVDALEHNYDDERRMRTDVEEIADGEAVETLLASSPIDDAPRESLDRSRRERSHGDRHGATDP
- a CDS encoding cupin domain-containing protein; translation: MTSLSTPAAILNPVTGERIAFRERTEAGLRFEYTLEPDGFAVGKVDHVHPGQRERIAVEAGRLGVRIGGDEWTATPGTRFAVPPGSDHTIWNDGDEPVRTTIELRPALESHRLFETLFGLAREGKTNGWGLPGPLQLAVIAAAYRDEFALARVPLALQRALATATAPVGRLAGYQARYDRFSTE
- a CDS encoding nitric-oxide reductase large subunit encodes the protein MHVSRKQLATFLAVIFVANLVVMGGGAWLSYENEPEIPETIVGPDGETVATSDDVQSGKMVFQENGLMNQGSMLGRGSYYDVDYTADALELKTEHMREYYAQEEHDTAYEDLESSERAAIDAQVREELQSSEYSDGETVEYSAAEAYAHEQVRQDYVETYHEGDRERGIQDGLIPTEEEAEQFADFALWTAWISHTDRPGSDVSFTNDFPYSPAAGNDAGGAVMTWSVIAMVLLVAGAGIAIWLYQAVELPEPEAAGVSIPHPKEIDLTPSQLLSTRFVLIGALLFVLQTFMGGLLAHYYVERDDFFGLHEVLGVDILEYLPWTIARTWHVDLGILWIATMWLGAGLFLAPLLTGREPRKQALYIKGLIGALLVVAVGGLAGIWLGVNNVFDGQLWWLLGNEGLEYLEIGRVWQAGLLVGFLGWTALVARGFKPLLDREPRYGLAHMIVYAGGSIGLLFAAGFLYTPKTNFVITEFWRWWVVHMWVEGVFEFFIIVVIALTLVSMNLLTKKSAEKAVIFQAALVMGSGIIGVSHHYWWAGLPEVWLPIGSVFSTLEFIPLLFILYEALGQYRAMDAAGTDFPYRMAFYFIVASSVWNFFGAGVIGFFINLPVISYFESGTYLTVAHAHGAMFGAFGFLAMGMAVYILRVTTRDAHWSDRRLRWSFWLCNAGLALMLFLSLLPVGFLQLETAFTQGYAASRSLEFYNGGLIQTLFWLRMPGDTLLIAGAIVFAWDVAVKLLFQRKPTAEEIRSHVIADRVFGDDAVDPVDPASDDD
- the hemL gene encoding glutamate-1-semialdehyde 2,1-aminomutase, with the translated sequence MNDDNSRDLYDRALSVMPGGVNSAVRAAIEPYPFFVQKGDGGHVIDADGNRYIDWVLGLGPLLLGHDLPEPVQAGIQQKTSEGPMYGTPTEVEVDLAEFVVRHVPSVEKIRFVNSGTEATTSAVRLARGYTGRNKIVVMQGGYHGAQESTLVEGDHENPRPSSAGIPQSFAEHTLPVPFNDEDAVREVFEEHGDDIAAVLTEPILGNYGIVYPEEGYHEFLREITDEHGSLLIFDEVITGFRVGGLGCAQSEFGVTPDLTTFGKIIGGGFPVGAIGGRAEIVEQFTPSGDVFQAGTFSGHPVTMAAGLETLKFAAENDVYEHVNGLGDRLRRGLTDIVADQAPSYTVTGTDSMFKVIFTREGPGPDSLEEQCPAGCRQDPTCPRYDYSPKNAGDVKNAETERWRRIFWGQMKEQGVFLSQNQFECQFVSYGHTEDDVEETLEAYKHAL